GAACACCTGCCGGTAGCCGCTGTCGCCGGAGATAGTCGTCGCCGTCACCTCGAATCGGTTGTCCTCGCCGTAGCCGGCCTCCTCCATGACGGCGCGGGCCTCGTCGAGCAGCGTCTCGCCGTAGCCGTAGGGGTAGCCGTCGGCCGCGAACTCGGTGTTGGAGGCGGCGCCGCTCTCGGCGTGGGCGTCGTAGGACTCCTCGCCGGACTGGCCGTCCTCGAAGGTGGGGTAGGGCGCCGGCGGCGTGATGTGGTAGGCCGCCTTGCCGGTGCCCTTGTAGACGCTCTCGGCGATGTCGTGCTGGTTCATCGCGTAGGCGAACGCCCGACGGACCGGCAGGGGGACCTCCAGCGTGTTGAAGACGATGTATTCGGTGGTCAGCGCCGGGATCTCGCCGTAGTTGACCGTGTCGCCGTTCTGGAACTGGTAAGTGCCGAGCGAACGGTTGCCCTGGCGCTCCTCGATGGAGACGTTGTCGGGGTTGAACGAGGCGGTCGGCATCCCCTCGTCGAGGATGTGTGCGTTGCCGTTGCGAAAGCGGCTGAGCCGCGTGTTGCCGTCGCCGACGACCGTGAACGTGATCCCGTCGAGTTCGGGAGCCTCGCCGTAGTAGTCCTCGAAGGCGGTCAGCTGGATCTGGCTGCCCTTCGTCCAGGAGTCGACCGCGAAGGGGCCGACCCCGGCGAAGGTGGGGCCCTCGCCTTCCGTGCTGAAGAACTCGTTGTAGCTGTACTCGCCGTCGTACCCCTCGATGTCGCCGACCGACCCCTCCGGGAGGACCGCGAACGTCCCGCCGGCGATCTGGAAGAGCGTGTACTGGAAGGGGGAGGCCAGCGTCATCTCGAAGGTGTAGTCGTCGACCGCCTCGACGGCCAGCGACTCCGGGACGACGTCGCTGAGCGTCTCCTCGTCCGTGGGTTCGCTCAGGCTCGCGTCCTTCTCGTGGTCGATCGTCATCGTCTCGCCGATGATGTCGTCCCGGTTGCGGGAGTTCTCGGACTCGGCGAGCCGACGGTAGGTATAGACCACGTCGTCGGCGGTGAGCTCCGTCCCGTCGTGGAAGGTCACGCCCTCTCTCAGCGTGAACGTGTAGGTCAGGCCGTCCTCCGAGACCTCGTAACCCTCCGCGACGGCCGGCTCGGGCGGGTACTGCCCGTCCGGAAACTCCATCAGCGGCTTGTTGTACTGGTTGTACCCCGCGCCCGACCCCTTCGCGTTGATCGGGTCCAGCGTCTGGATCGACCCGGTCGCCATCATCTGGAGCGTCCCGCCGCTCGCCGGCGACCCGTCGTCCGCGTCGTCGTCCGAGGAACCGTCACCCGACGACCCGTCAGACGACGACCCGTCAGACGACGACCCGTCACCCGAGGAACCGTCACCCGACGACCCGTCGTCGGATGTCCCACCGCCGCCCGACTCCGACGGGTCGTTGTTGGAACAGCCGGCGAGCAGGGTCGCCGCACCCGCGCCCGCTGCAGTGAGGAACCGACGCCGAGTCTGTTTTTCTGGCATCGGTGAGTGTGTCCGATTGAACAATTAAATAGGTTTTGACTCGTGATACGTTTAGATACATCCTAGAATTATAGGTATATTCATCAATATAGTCTATTTAGCTACCGCTTCGTAACACCCATACACCAGCAGCGAGAGGGACGGGTATGTCGGTCGATACGGACGGCGACACGTCCCCGTGGGGACGGACGGTACGGGAAGCCAACGAGATGGCCGAAGCGCTGCGGACGGACGGCTGGGAGGTCGTCGTCGTCCGCGCGGGCCACGTCGCGCCGGTCTCGCCCGAGGGGCGCAAGACCGACCGCGCCGGGCTGGTGTATCTCGCGCCGGACGGCGTCGCCGAGTCGCTGTCCGAGCTCGCCGAACGCGGCGAGTTCGGGCGGTCGACGGCGTTCCGGCGCCGCGTCGGTACGGATCTCTTCCTCGTGACCCGCGCGAGCGACCCCGAGCGCCGGCTGGCCGTCCTGTTGGTCGGCGGGGTCGACCTCGGACAGCCGGCGGCGGCCGATCTCGCCGCCGCGGCTCGCGAGCGCGGCCGCCTGCAGTCGCACGTCGAACTCCTCGACGGCACGCACCTGGCTACCTTCGGCCACGACCACCCCGAGGACTTCTTGCCGGAGGACCTGTGAGCCGGCCGATCGGTCCCGGCGGGTCCGGGACGGTACTGGCGCGACTGGCGCGGCCGACCGGCGATCCGACTCGGTTCGCGGTGGTCGCCGACCCGCACGTCGCGACCCGGGCCGAGGGCACCTCGAAGCTGTTCGAACGGACGCGAGCACACTTCGAGGCCGCGCTCGCGGACATCGCCGGCCGCGACGTGGACGCGGTGCTGTCGCCGGGGGACCTGACCAAGGACGGCGAGCCCTGGAACTACGAGGCGGTCGACGAGGCGCTGGCCGACCTCGACGCGCCCTTCCACGCCGTCCCCGGGAATCACGACGTCCCCAAGGAGGGTGACGACCACGACACCCCCACCCTCGGACGGTTCGTCGAGCGCTACACGCCCGAGGACCCGGTCGCTCGCGGACCGGACGGGCTCTCCTATCGCGTTCAGGTGGGCGACCTCGACGTGATCGGGCTCAACAGTGCTGGAACGGCCGAGCGGCTGACCGACAGTCACGAGGGCCACGTCGATGCCGACCAGCGGGCGTGGCTGGCCGACCAGCTCGCGCGCGCGGGAACTGCTATCGTGTTGGTTCACCACAACCTCCCCGAAGTGACCGGCCAGCTCGACGCCCACCGCGCGGCCGTCGAGCCCGACCTGGCGGAGATCCCGGCCATGCGCGACCCCGAGCCGCTCGTCGAGACGCTCGGCGAGGGCGACGTACCGCTCGTCCTCAGCGGCCACTACCACCTCCCGACGACGGCGGTCTCCGGCGGCTCGGCGGAACGCGGTTCCACCGGCGCCTCCGTGAGCGAAGCGAACGGAGGCTCGTCAGAGCGACGCTCTGACGGTGTCCGCGAGATCGCGGCGCCGACAACCTGTTCGTTCCCCCAGTCGTACCTGCTCTGCGACGTGACCCCCGAAGGGACGACCGTCAGGCTGGTGCCCGTCGCCGACAGTATCGGCCTGGAGACCGCCCACGCCCGCCGGGCCGCCGATTCGGCGACCGCCCGCGGCCTGACGGGGATCGCCGCCGCCCGCCTCGCCGCTGCTCCCCTGGTCGACGAGCGGTGAGCCCCCGCCCGCCCGGACATCTACTGGTGGCTATATACCGGTACGTACCGACCCCTGCAAACTGTTCGCACACCCACCGGAAAGTACCGCTCAGAGGGGTCTCGTACCGGGTGGTACCCCTATTATAAACCCGTTTAGTTAGGTCCCGACTCGACTGAAGTGATGACGCGAGATTCGGAGCGACCGGCGGACAGGGTAACGCGGCGCAAGTTCCTGCTGACATCCGGTGCCATCGGTGCGGCCGGGCTCGCGGGCTGTTCGGGCGGCGGCAACGACGAGACGGACACGCCCGAGCCTTCGGGCGGCGGGAGCTCCTCGGACGGCTCCGACGGCTCCTCGGGTGACGGCTCCGACGGTTCCTCGAGCGACGAGGAGACGAGCGGCGACTCCTCCAGCGGCGGGTCGAACGAACCGTCGCTGCTCACCGGCGAGGGGTCCTCGACGGTCTACCCCATCGGGAACAAGGGCGCCTCCTACTGGAACGGGAACGCCCCGCCGAGCGACGGCGAGTACTGGGGAAGCAACGACTCGGGCTCGGTCCCCGGCTGGTCGGAGATCGAGACGGACATGCACCTCGCGGACTACTTCGCGAGCCAGTACGGCTTCGAGGCGACCGGCGAGCGCTCGAACCCGCCCTTCCGTGCGACCATCGGCCTGAGCCACTCCGGGACCGGCTGTGAGGCGGTCACCGGCGGCCTCGTCGACATCGGTAACTCCTCGGGCCCGATCACGGCCGAACTCGACTGGAGCGAGGAGGAGGCACAGGAACGAGTCGTCGACCACGTCGTCGGCCGCGACGGCCAGCCGATCGTCGTGAGCAGCGACATCTACGACGCGGGGATCGACCAGCTCACCGCCGAGCAGGTTCGCAAGATCTACCAGGACGAGATCACCAACTGGTCGGAGATCGGCGGCCCCGACCAAGAGATCTTCTGCATCGGCCGCGCGGTCGGGTCGGGCACGGACACCTCCTTCCGCCTCAACATGCTCGGCGACGCCGAGGCCGAGATGCCGGGCGTCGACACCCGCCAGGGCCAGAACCAGGGCGTCGCCCAGCTCGTCCGCCAGAACGAGGGCGCCATCGCGTACATGGCGCTGGCCTTTACCGGCGAGGCGGTCCGCCCCATCGCCCTGGAGTTCGACGGCACGGTCTACCAGACCAGCAAGGACGCCGAGAACACCATCTTCGACAGCGCCTACCCGCTCAACCGCGACCTGCACATGTACACGCAGATCACCGAGGAGACCCCGAGCGGGACGGACATGCGCGAGGGCGCGTTCATGCGGATGTTCCTGACGCAGTTCGGCCAGCAGGTGTTCGTCGAGGACAACAACTACATCCCGCTGCCGACCGCCGACATCGAGGCCGAGATGGAGAAGCTCCCCGACACCGCCTGATCCGGGCCGCCGCGCGGTTTTCCTTCCGATACCATGGCAACAAACCAACAGAGAGACTCCGACGGGTGGCAGTCCCGACTGGCGTCTCGGTTCGCTCGGTTCGCGGCGTTCGTACAGGACACAGATAGCGACGCGGTAGCTGCAGGCGCTCTCGGGGCGCTGTCGCTGGTAGGCGCGTTCGCCGGCTTCCTCGTGACCTCGCCGTACACCTCGGTGTTCCTCGGCGGCTTCCTGGTCGCGGTGGCGTACGGCTGGGTGCGCCACCAGGAACTCGCGGCCCGCGGCGTCACGCTCGCGATGACCGTCTCGACGGTGGTCATCCTCGCGCTGATAACCGTCTTCATCTTCTACGAGGCCTGGCCGGTCCTGGCCGACCGGAGCGGCACGGTGTTCGGCGTCACCGTCCCCGGGCTACAGCTGTTCACCACCTCGGCCTGGACCCCCGCCGAGGCGACCCCGAAGTACTCGATGCTCCCGATGATCCAGGGGACGGTGCTGGTGACGGTCATCGCCACCGCCGTCGCCGGCCCGCTCGGCGTCGCGGCCGCCCTGTTCATCTCGGAGATCGCCCCGCCGGCTGTCCGTGAAGTCGTCAAACCCGGCGTCGAGATCCTCGCCGGCATCCCCTCGATCGTCTACGGCTTCCTCGGATTCACGGTTCTGAGCCCGTGGGCCTCCGACGCGTTCGCCCTCGTGGGTCAGGGCACCTACCTGTTCGTCGGCATCGTCGTCGGTCTGATGGCGCTCCCCACCGTCGTCTCGGTCGCCGAGGACGCGATCAACAGCGTCCCCGAGTCGATGAAGAGCGGCTCGCTCGCCCTTGGGACGACCGACTGGCAGACGATGACGGCGGTCACGATCCCGACCTCGTTCTCCGGCGTGTCGGCGGCCGTGTTGCTCGGTGTCGGTCGCGCGATCGGCGAAACGATGGCCGCGACCGTCATGCTGCGCAACACCCCGACGATCGCCGAGCCGCTGTACAACGCCTTCTACGGCTTCGAGACGCTCACCAGCCTCATCGCGGCCAACTACGGCTCCTCCAGCGGGCTCCAGAAGGACGCCCTGTTCGTCGCCGGTTGCATCCTCTTCGTCTCCGTGCTCGTCCTCAGTATCGGTTCGCAGCTGATCGAACGTCGCATGGACCGGAAGGTCGGGGGTGTCGAGTAATGGCGAGCGCCACCGATTCGTCGGTCGTCCGCGGCGACACCTCGACCTACGAGACGGTCGCCGCGCTGACCGTCGGCCTGGCCGCCGTCCTCTTTTTCCTCGGGCTGGCGGCCACGGTCGAACTCGTCTCGATCACCGGGACGCTCGCCGGCCTCCCGACGCTGACGACGCTGGGCCTGCTGCTGGTCTTGATGGGCGTCGCGGTCGCCGGGTTCGGGTTGGCCTCCTACCGAGGGATCTTCCCGACCGACCCGCGCGCGAGCGCCGGACTCGTCGCCGCGGGCCTGTTCGCGGGGCTGTGGGGACTGATCGGCTTGCTCGTCTTCGCCGAGACGCTCGGCCTCGGCCCCATCGGCGGCGTGGTCGGTGGTCTGGGCCTCGGCGCCGCCGCCTTCTTCGCGACCGCCCTCCCCCGGGAGGACATCGGCTCGACGCTGCCGGCCGGCGCGCTGGCCGCCTTCTTCGGGCTGGTCCTCCTACTGGGGATCGTCGGCCCCGAGTGGTCGTGGTCGCCGGCGAACTTCCCGGACGCCCAGGCGGTGACGTTCTTCGCGCGCACGGTCGCCCCGTTCGCGGTCATGGCGTCGTCGCTGGTCGTCGGCTGGGCCGCGGCCAAGGCCTACGGCGGCTTCGGCGCCCGCGGCCGACACCTCGGCGCGTACCTGCTCGTCTACCTCAACGTCGTCGCCATCATCGCGATCCTCGTCGCGCTCGTCGCCTTCGTCGTGTTCAAGGGCTTCAACCCGGTCACCGAAGGGATCGAGGTCGGCCTCGGCGTCGGCCCGACGACGACCATCGGGCTGTTCGGGCTCGGCTTCGACGTGGCCTGGCCGGTGTACTGGCCGTTCCTGATGAACGGCGCCTCCCTCTTTACCGACATCACGGGCGTGTTCCCGGCCATCGTCGGGACCGCCTGGCTGGTGATCGGCGCGGTCGTCCTCGCGGTGCCGCTGGGCGTCGGCGCGGCCATCTTCCTCACGGAGTACGCCGAACAGGGCCGGTTCACCAACGTCGTCGAGGTCGCCACGAACGCGCTGTGGTCCACGCCCAGCATCGTCTTCGGCCTGTTCGGCGCCGCGTTCCTGGTGCCGCGATTCACCCCCCAGCCCCAGAAGTCGCTGCTCTCGGGGATGATCACGCTGGGGTTCATGCTGCTGCCGCTGGTGGTCATCACGGCCCGCGAGGCGATGATCGCGGTGCCCGACGAGTACCGCGACGCCAGCGCCGCGCTGGGCGTCTCGAAGTGGCAGACGATCCGCAGCGTCGTCATCCCGGCGGCGATGCCGGGCGTCGTCACCGGCGTCATCCTCGGCGTCGGCCGCATCGCCGGCGAGACCGCCCCCCTGTTGCTGACGATGGGCGGCGGGTCGTTCGTCGCCGCCGGCCAGCGGGCGAAGGTACTCGACAGCTTCCAGCTGTCGTGGTCGCCGCCGTTCGTCACCAACCCCGAGCTCACGCAGGCGACGACGGCGCTGCCCTACCAGCTGTACCAGGTGGTCCTGACCGGCACCGGCGAGACCGCCGGCGTCAACGACGTCACCGCCTTCGGTTGGGGGACCGCCCTGGTCCTGCTGGGCGTCGTCCTCGCGTTCTACGCGGTCGGTATCGCCACGCGACAGTACTTCCGGAGCAAACTACAGTAT
The window above is part of the Halosimplex rubrum genome. Proteins encoded here:
- the pstC gene encoding phosphate ABC transporter permease subunit PstC, which codes for MATNQQRDSDGWQSRLASRFARFAAFVQDTDSDAVAAGALGALSLVGAFAGFLVTSPYTSVFLGGFLVAVAYGWVRHQELAARGVTLAMTVSTVVILALITVFIFYEAWPVLADRSGTVFGVTVPGLQLFTTSAWTPAEATPKYSMLPMIQGTVLVTVIATAVAGPLGVAAALFISEIAPPAVREVVKPGVEILAGIPSIVYGFLGFTVLSPWASDAFALVGQGTYLFVGIVVGLMALPTVVSVAEDAINSVPESMKSGSLALGTTDWQTMTAVTIPTSFSGVSAAVLLGVGRAIGETMAATVMLRNTPTIAEPLYNAFYGFETLTSLIAANYGSSSGLQKDALFVAGCILFVSVLVLSIGSQLIERRMDRKVGGVE
- the pstA gene encoding phosphate ABC transporter permease PstA, producing MASATDSSVVRGDTSTYETVAALTVGLAAVLFFLGLAATVELVSITGTLAGLPTLTTLGLLLVLMGVAVAGFGLASYRGIFPTDPRASAGLVAAGLFAGLWGLIGLLVFAETLGLGPIGGVVGGLGLGAAAFFATALPREDIGSTLPAGALAAFFGLVLLLGIVGPEWSWSPANFPDAQAVTFFARTVAPFAVMASSLVVGWAAAKAYGGFGARGRHLGAYLLVYLNVVAIIAILVALVAFVVFKGFNPVTEGIEVGLGVGPTTTIGLFGLGFDVAWPVYWPFLMNGASLFTDITGVFPAIVGTAWLVIGAVVLAVPLGVGAAIFLTEYAEQGRFTNVVEVATNALWSTPSIVFGLFGAAFLVPRFTPQPQKSLLSGMITLGFMLLPLVVITAREAMIAVPDEYRDASAALGVSKWQTIRSVVIPAAMPGVVTGVILGVGRIAGETAPLLLTMGGGSFVAAGQRAKVLDSFQLSWSPPFVTNPELTQATTALPYQLYQVVLTGTGETAGVNDVTAFGWGTALVLLGVVLAFYAVGIATRQYFRSKLQYE
- a CDS encoding metallophosphoesterase family protein, translating into MSRPIGPGGSGTVLARLARPTGDPTRFAVVADPHVATRAEGTSKLFERTRAHFEAALADIAGRDVDAVLSPGDLTKDGEPWNYEAVDEALADLDAPFHAVPGNHDVPKEGDDHDTPTLGRFVERYTPEDPVARGPDGLSYRVQVGDLDVIGLNSAGTAERLTDSHEGHVDADQRAWLADQLARAGTAIVLVHHNLPEVTGQLDAHRAAVEPDLAEIPAMRDPEPLVETLGEGDVPLVLSGHYHLPTTAVSGGSAERGSTGASVSEANGGSSERRSDGVREIAAPTTCSFPQSYLLCDVTPEGTTVRLVPVADSIGLETAHARRAADSATARGLTGIAAARLAAAPLVDER
- a CDS encoding PstS family phosphate ABC transporter substrate-binding protein; its protein translation is MTRDSERPADRVTRRKFLLTSGAIGAAGLAGCSGGGNDETDTPEPSGGGSSSDGSDGSSGDGSDGSSSDEETSGDSSSGGSNEPSLLTGEGSSTVYPIGNKGASYWNGNAPPSDGEYWGSNDSGSVPGWSEIETDMHLADYFASQYGFEATGERSNPPFRATIGLSHSGTGCEAVTGGLVDIGNSSGPITAELDWSEEEAQERVVDHVVGRDGQPIVVSSDIYDAGIDQLTAEQVRKIYQDEITNWSEIGGPDQEIFCIGRAVGSGTDTSFRLNMLGDAEAEMPGVDTRQGQNQGVAQLVRQNEGAIAYMALAFTGEAVRPIALEFDGTVYQTSKDAENTIFDSAYPLNRDLHMYTQITEETPSGTDMREGAFMRMFLTQFGQQVFVEDNNYIPLPTADIEAEMEKLPDTA
- a CDS encoding ABC transporter substrate-binding protein translates to MPEKQTRRRFLTAAGAGAATLLAGCSNNDPSESGGGGTSDDGSSGDGSSGDGSSSDGSSSDGSSGDGSSDDDADDGSPASGGTLQMMATGSIQTLDPINAKGSGAGYNQYNKPLMEFPDGQYPPEPAVAEGYEVSEDGLTYTFTLREGVTFHDGTELTADDVVYTYRRLAESENSRNRDDIIGETMTIDHEKDASLSEPTDEETLSDVVPESLAVEAVDDYTFEMTLASPFQYTLFQIAGGTFAVLPEGSVGDIEGYDGEYSYNEFFSTEGEGPTFAGVGPFAVDSWTKGSQIQLTAFEDYYGEAPELDGITFTVVGDGNTRLSRFRNGNAHILDEGMPTASFNPDNVSIEERQGNRSLGTYQFQNGDTVNYGEIPALTTEYIVFNTLEVPLPVRRAFAYAMNQHDIAESVYKGTGKAAYHITPPAPYPTFEDGQSGEESYDAHAESGAASNTEFAADGYPYGYGETLLDEARAVMEEAGYGEDNRFEVTATTISGDSGYRQVFTRLQPKLQSAYIDMEITEAEFGTIISQAISGDMEVFGLGDGMEYPGPQNFLRFLWGDSPSTQFTRWGAEGSYYTDEYRDTAIEAWEDNYAAEGTTEADHAEAFQTIEEMNWASVQELPFLHPNSQRFWHDGVDVEMYGVMENQAFDDVTLE
- a CDS encoding DUF7529 family protein, whose protein sequence is MSVDTDGDTSPWGRTVREANEMAEALRTDGWEVVVVRAGHVAPVSPEGRKTDRAGLVYLAPDGVAESLSELAERGEFGRSTAFRRRVGTDLFLVTRASDPERRLAVLLVGGVDLGQPAAADLAAAARERGRLQSHVELLDGTHLATFGHDHPEDFLPEDL